A region from the Candidatus Thiothrix putei genome encodes:
- a CDS encoding RNA-guided endonuclease TnpB family protein: MIISHKIRLDPNHKQATYLAKAAGTARFAYNWALAEWQTQYTAWKEDNTQPKPNQMRLRRQLNAIKRAQFPWMLEVTKNAPQMAIIQLGAAFKNFFAGRAKYPQFKKKGKSRDSFTLTNDQFSLDGCRIRIPNLGVVRMRETLRFSGKILSATVSRTADQWFASITVDTDQHHLPPAKNQGTVGVDLGVSALATLSTGEKVVGAKPHKALLSRLKRLSRSLSRKVKGSANRHKAKQKLATLHARIANIRQDSLHQLTTDLTRRFHTIGIEDLNVSGMVKNRHLSRAISDMGFFEFRRQLEYKAEMRGAVVVVADRFFASSKTCSVAGCEHKVEKLPLSVREWTCPVCGAVHDRDINAAKNLEEYAVSYTVSACGGEGSGLGRKPKTKPAPVKQEFNTMTTFS; this comes from the coding sequence ATGATCATCAGCCACAAAATCCGCCTTGACCCCAACCATAAGCAAGCGACGTACTTGGCGAAAGCCGCTGGTACAGCACGGTTCGCCTACAACTGGGCGTTGGCAGAATGGCAAACCCAATACACGGCATGGAAGGAAGACAACACTCAGCCAAAACCCAACCAAATGCGCTTGCGCCGCCAATTGAACGCCATCAAACGCGCACAATTCCCCTGGATGCTGGAAGTCACCAAAAACGCCCCACAAATGGCAATTATCCAACTCGGCGCAGCTTTCAAGAACTTCTTTGCGGGGCGAGCCAAGTACCCGCAATTCAAAAAGAAAGGTAAAAGCCGCGACAGTTTCACCCTCACCAACGACCAGTTCAGCCTTGACGGTTGCCGCATCCGCATTCCCAACCTTGGGGTAGTACGGATGCGGGAAACGTTACGCTTTTCCGGCAAAATCCTCTCTGCCACGGTTTCTCGCACCGCTGACCAGTGGTTCGCCAGCATCACCGTGGATACCGACCAACATCATCTCCCGCCTGCCAAAAACCAAGGCACGGTAGGGGTGGATTTGGGCGTATCTGCACTGGCAACCCTATCAACGGGGGAAAAAGTGGTTGGGGCAAAGCCGCATAAAGCCTTGCTTTCCCGCCTAAAACGGCTCTCGCGCAGCCTGTCCCGCAAGGTCAAAGGCAGTGCCAACCGTCACAAGGCGAAGCAGAAGCTGGCAACACTTCACGCACGTATTGCCAACATTCGCCAAGACAGTTTGCACCAACTCACTACGGATTTAACCCGCCGTTTTCACACCATCGGCATTGAAGATTTGAACGTGTCGGGTATGGTGAAAAACCGTCATTTATCCCGTGCCATCAGTGACATGGGATTCTTTGAGTTCCGGCGGCAACTGGAATACAAGGCGGAAATGCGCGGTGCGGTGGTCGTGGTGGCTGATCGGTTTTTTGCCTCCAGCAAAACCTGTTCTGTTGCTGGCTGTGAGCATAAAGTGGAGAAGCTGCCACTGTCGGTACGTGAATGGACTTGCCCCGTTTGCGGTGCAGTCCATGACCGTGACATCAATGCCGCCAAGAATTTAGAAGAATACGCCGTGAGTTACACGGTGTCTGCCTGTGGAGGGGAAGGCTCTGGTCTTGGGCGCAAGCCGAAGACGAAACCAGCCCCCGTGAAGCAGGAATTCAACACCATGACTACTTTTAGTTAG